From Staphylococcus sp. M0911, a single genomic window includes:
- a CDS encoding Nramp family divalent metal transporter, which produces MNKQSVDQEHQKSLDEINNTIDFDYKSNSSQKLLAFLGPGLLVAVGYMDPGNWITSMQGGAQFGYTLLFVILISSLAAMLLQSMTVRLGIATGKDLAQMTRHFLSKPIAIIFWIIAELAIIATDIAEVIGSAISLNLLFNIPLIVGALITVCDVFLLLFIMKFGFRKIEAIVGTLIFTVLAIFTFEVYISSPNILNLLNGFVPHTEIITNQGILYIALGIVGATIMPHNLYLHSSIVQSRKYDRNNNEDKAQAIKYATIDSNIQLSVAFVVNCLLLTLGAALFFGTNTDELGGFYDLYHALKTQPLLGATLGGVMSTLFAVALLASGQNSTITGTLAGQIVMEGFLRLRIPNWLRRLITRSLAVIPVIICLIIFNGNAAKIEQLLVFSQVFLSIALPFSLIPLQLATSNKKLMGPFINKTCVNIISWSLIIILSILNVYLIIQTFQEL; this is translated from the coding sequence ATGAATAAGCAATCAGTCGACCAAGAACATCAAAAAAGCTTAGACGAAATTAATAATACGATTGATTTTGACTATAAAAGTAATTCAAGTCAAAAACTTTTGGCTTTCTTAGGACCTGGATTATTAGTCGCTGTGGGATATATGGATCCAGGTAACTGGATAACTTCTATGCAAGGTGGCGCACAATTTGGATATACCCTCCTATTTGTAATACTAATTTCTAGTTTAGCTGCAATGTTATTACAAAGTATGACAGTAAGATTGGGAATTGCTACGGGTAAAGATTTAGCTCAAATGACGCGACATTTTTTATCTAAACCCATCGCGATTATTTTCTGGATAATCGCAGAATTAGCTATCATTGCTACAGATATTGCCGAAGTTATTGGTAGTGCAATTTCACTTAATTTACTATTTAATATTCCATTGATAGTTGGCGCTTTAATTACAGTATGTGATGTATTTTTATTATTATTTATTATGAAATTTGGATTTAGAAAAATAGAAGCCATAGTAGGTACACTTATATTTACAGTTTTAGCCATTTTCACCTTTGAAGTTTATATTTCTTCACCTAATATATTGAATTTATTAAATGGCTTTGTACCACATACTGAAATCATTACGAATCAAGGTATCTTATATATTGCTTTAGGTATCGTAGGGGCAACTATTATGCCACACAATCTATATTTACATTCTTCTATTGTTCAATCTCGGAAATATGATAGAAATAACAATGAAGATAAAGCACAAGCCATTAAATATGCAACGATTGACTCCAACATCCAATTATCCGTTGCATTTGTAGTTAATTGCTTGCTATTAACACTGGGGGCAGCACTTTTCTTCGGTACTAACACTGATGAATTAGGTGGATTTTACGATTTATACCACGCTTTAAAAACACAACCATTATTAGGTGCAACATTAGGTGGTGTCATGAGTACCTTATTTGCAGTTGCTTTACTTGCTTCAGGACAAAACTCAACAATTACAGGGACATTAGCAGGTCAGATTGTAATGGAAGGTTTCTTGAGATTACGTATACCTAATTGGCTCCGTCGTCTCATCACACGTTCTTTAGCTGTTATTCCCGTTATTATATGCTTAATCATCTTTAATGGTAATGCCGCCAAAATTGAACAATTATTAGTATTCTCACAAGTATTTTTAAGTATAGCGTTACCTTTTAGTTTAATACCACTGCAATTAGCAACTAGTAATAAAAAGTTAATGGGACCATTTATTAATAAAACATGTGTTAATATTATTTCATGGTCACTTATCATTATTTTAAGTATCTTGAATGTCTACCTCATTATCCAGACGTTCCAAGAATTGTAA
- a CDS encoding DUF4064 domain-containing protein, producing MKRKTELILAWIANGLSSLYLLFVIIGYFAMKSGSGASQNKEMVNQMMGGNQEMSMEMLTASIALSMGVLAFSTILGIVGALTVKGRHKLGASLLIAAAVVGIMATNIIAMILWFIAGIMLLTKSNQQRPKTDHAVNNHQEDISKKDEWDPEKELKEHQQKDKPYTY from the coding sequence ATGAAAAGAAAAACTGAATTGATATTAGCATGGATAGCGAATGGTTTAAGTAGTTTATATTTACTATTTGTAATCATAGGTTATTTTGCGATGAAATCAGGAAGTGGTGCATCTCAAAATAAGGAAATGGTTAATCAAATGATGGGCGGAAATCAAGAAATGTCGATGGAGATGCTTACTGCTTCGATCGCCTTATCTATGGGTGTGCTTGCATTTTCTACTATTTTAGGTATTGTGGGTGCATTAACAGTAAAAGGCAGACATAAATTGGGAGCCAGTTTATTAATTGCTGCAGCAGTGGTTGGTATTATGGCAACGAATATCATAGCTATGATTTTATGGTTCATTGCAGGTATTATGCTATTAACAAAATCTAATCAACAGAGACCTAAAACTGACCATGCTGTAAATAATCATCAAGAGGATATTTCTAAGAAAGATGAGTGGGATCCTGAAAAAGAATTAAAAGAACATCAACAAAAGGACAAACCATATACCTATTAA
- a CDS encoding DUF4064 domain-containing protein → MTGEQYTQIKRPVSRLTEKVLGWLSWVFLLILTIVTMFIALVSFSNDTSIANLENTLNNNDLIQQVLANNSLSTTQFVIWLQNGVWAIIVYFIVCLLISFLALISMNIRILSGFLFLLSAIITIPLVLLVVTLIIPILFFIIAIMMFVRKNKVETVPSYYNGGYGYQPYEEMPEQEAHAHHNETESEPVEEPQQRRRPSRRSMERKEQAFDTTTGSTDQIQNEQESYDDKYEQFPKRAVESEYRSDDNEHDEEPTILSRQAKYNKKSSSDKASTNNQDVYHEQDDVESSNQYNEEPQVDPKELKAQRKREKAEIRAKKKEKRKAYNQRMKEKRKNQPSAVSQRRMNYEERRQMFGDTEKDMRDQVKQDHQKIDENDNQK, encoded by the coding sequence ATGACAGGAGAGCAATATACTCAAATTAAACGTCCAGTCAGTCGACTAACAGAAAAGGTTTTAGGGTGGCTTAGTTGGGTATTCTTATTAATTTTGACAATAGTCACGATGTTTATAGCTTTAGTGTCATTTAGTAATGATACATCTATTGCTAACTTAGAGAATACATTAAATAATAATGATCTTATTCAACAAGTATTAGCAAATAATAGCTTAAGTACTACACAATTTGTGATATGGTTACAAAATGGTGTTTGGGCTATTATAGTGTATTTCATCGTTTGTTTATTGATTTCATTTTTAGCTTTAATTTCTATGAACATTAGAATTCTATCTGGTTTCTTATTCTTGTTATCTGCAATCATCACGATACCTTTAGTATTACTTGTAGTAACATTAATTATTCCAATTTTATTCTTCATCATTGCTATTATGATGTTTGTTAGAAAGAATAAGGTTGAAACAGTACCGAGCTATTATAATGGTGGATATGGTTATCAACCATATGAGGAAATGCCAGAACAAGAAGCTCATGCGCATCATAATGAAACTGAAAGTGAACCAGTTGAAGAGCCACAACAGCGTAGACGTCCATCACGTCGTAGCATGGAGCGTAAAGAACAAGCATTTGACACAACAACAGGTTCAACAGATCAAATACAAAACGAACAAGAATCATATGATGATAAATATGAACAGTTCCCTAAACGTGCTGTAGAAAGTGAATATCGTTCAGACGATAATGAGCACGATGAAGAACCGACAATATTATCACGTCAAGCAAAATATAATAAAAAGTCATCTTCAGATAAGGCTTCTACAAATAATCAAGATGTATATCATGAGCAAGATGATGTAGAGTCATCTAATCAATATAATGAAGAACCTCAAGTTGATCCTAAAGAGCTTAAAGCGCAACGCAAACGAGAAAAAGCTGAAATTCGTGCTAAGAAGAAAGAAAAGCGTAAAGCATATAATCAACGTATGAAAGAAAAACGTAAGAATCAACCGAGTGCGGTTAGTCAAAGAAGAATGAACTATGAAGAACGTCGTCAAATGTTTGGTGATACGGAAAAAGATATGAGAGATCAAGTGAAACAAGATCATCAAAAAATTGACGAAAATGACAATCAAAAATAA
- a CDS encoding spermidine/putrescine ABC transporter substrate-binding protein — translation MKRFLQLILMSIIVGVLCLGISQWFKSKENTDTNQKIYVYNWGEYIDPSLIKKFEKETGIQVVYETFDSNEAMEAKIRNGGTHYDVAFPSEYTVQKLKRAHLLEPLDHKKIPNIKNLDSDYMNMPYDRHNQYSLPYFFGTVGILYNKDKYPNESFNSWQDLYKSKYKNEVLLVDGAREIIGLGLNKLGYSLNDKNPQHIKKAESDLHHLAPQVRGVVGDEITMMLEQNEGSIAVVWSGVAAPLVQEGDKYNYVIPKEGSNLWFDNMVIPKTAQNKEGAYRFMNFLLDEKNNKQNTEWVGYATPNKEARKMLPKDIRNDHRFYPTKKEQQRLEVYQDLGQDTLSDYNESFLNFKMSLK, via the coding sequence GAAAATACAGACACTAATCAAAAAATTTATGTCTATAATTGGGGAGAATATATTGACCCAAGCCTCATTAAAAAGTTTGAAAAAGAAACAGGTATCCAAGTGGTTTATGAAACATTTGATTCGAATGAAGCTATGGAAGCTAAAATTCGTAATGGAGGCACACATTATGATGTCGCTTTTCCAAGCGAATATACAGTGCAAAAATTAAAACGTGCACATTTATTAGAACCATTAGATCATAAGAAAATACCTAATATTAAAAATTTAGATTCAGATTATATGAATATGCCATATGACCGACATAATCAATATTCATTGCCATATTTCTTTGGAACAGTTGGAATATTATATAATAAAGATAAGTACCCTAATGAGTCTTTTAATAGTTGGCAAGATTTGTATAAATCTAAATATAAAAATGAAGTATTATTAGTTGATGGTGCTCGAGAAATAATAGGTTTGGGACTTAATAAATTAGGATATAGTTTGAATGATAAAAATCCACAACATATCAAAAAAGCGGAATCTGATTTACATCATTTAGCGCCACAAGTCAGAGGTGTTGTAGGTGATGAAATCACAATGATGCTTGAACAAAACGAAGGAAGTATTGCAGTTGTATGGAGTGGAGTCGCTGCACCATTAGTTCAAGAAGGGGACAAATACAATTATGTTATTCCAAAAGAAGGATCAAATTTATGGTTTGATAATATGGTAATACCTAAAACGGCACAAAATAAAGAAGGCGCATATCGCTTTATGAATTTTCTTCTAGATGAAAAAAATAATAAGCAGAATACTGAATGGGTAGGTTATGCTACACCAAATAAAGAAGCAAGAAAGATGTTACCAAAAGATATTAGAAACGATCATCGATTTTATCCAACTAAAAAAGAACAACAAAGATTGGAAGTATATCAAGATTTAGGTCAAGATACATTAAGTGATTATAACGAAAGTTTTTTAAATTTTAAAATGTCGTTAAAGTAA